In the Carassius gibelio isolate Cgi1373 ecotype wild population from Czech Republic chromosome B24, carGib1.2-hapl.c, whole genome shotgun sequence genome, one interval contains:
- the LOC128013254 gene encoding uncharacterized protein LOC128013254 has protein sequence MRGSPGLKLGGQVEGLGAYRTPPPPSPGAVRCLSYEGTNPEVWGAVSRPPRGLGTWGRRRPVGGLWLYQRPEFEVPGARPRRDTAGQIFDLRGALSPAPGGPSARGWRRLIGGLRVYRGPEFEVPGSRPRRDTAVQNFELWGALSPAPGGLSARGWRRPRGADGPYQRPEFQVPRPRRSRAGPGRTSNHPLSGGLAQDGAPFPGRAPISPATPEVGPIEEAVFTRHRGDDKCASQAELQGLFRATQAQRGLPLLGMRVSWRPLVWFSVNLKVELQGLFRSTEAQRGLTVLGMGVRWRPLLRFALTVEAELQGLFRATQAQRGLTLSGMGVRWRPLLRFSLTVEAELQGLFRATQAQRGLTLSGMGVRWRPLLRFSLTVEAEL, from the coding sequence ATGCGGGGGTCCCCGGGGCTGAAACTCGGGGGTCAGGTAGAGGGCCTCGGGGCCTACCGGACGCCACCGCCCCCGAGTCCCGGGGCGGTCCGGTGCCTGAGTTACGAGGGCACAAATCCTGAAGTTTGGGGGGCCGTATCTCGGCCTCCCCGGGGGTTGGGGACCTGGGGCCGGCGGCGTCCGGTAGGGGGCCTCTGGCTCTATCAgcgacccgagtttgaagtccctggggctcggcctcggcgagatacggccggtcAAATCTTCGACCTtaggggggcgctatccccggcccccggggggcCATCGGCCcgcgggtggcggcgtctgatagggggcctcagggtctaccgcggtcccgagtttgaagtccctgggtctcggcctcggcgagatacggccgttcaaaatttcgaactttggggggcgctatccccggcccccggggggcTGTCGGCTCGGGGGTGGCGGCGTCCGAGAGGGGCCGACGGGCCCTATCAACGACCCGAGTTTCAAGTCCCTAGGCCCcggcgttcccgagcgggccccgGTCGAACATCCAACCACCCCCTCTCCGGCGGCCTTGCCCAGGATGGTGCACCTTTCCCGGGTAGAGCTCCGATTTCGCCCGCGACCCCGGAGGTCGGCCCGATAGAGGAAGCCGTTTTTACCCGCCATCGGGGTGATGACAAATGCGCTTcgcaggctgagctccaggggctttttcgagcgacccaggcccagcgtggcctccccctcctgggcatgagagtgagttggcgccccctagtctggttctctgtaaatttgaaggttgagctccaggggctttttcgatcgaccgaggcccagcgtggcctcaccgtcctgggcatgggggtgagatggcgccccctactccggttcgcattaaccgtggaggctgagctccaggggctttttcgagcgacccaggcccaacgaggcctcaccctctcgggcatgggggtgagatggcgccccctactccggttctcattaaccgtggaggctgagctccaggggctttttcgagcgacccaggcccaacgaggcctcaccctctcgggcatgggggtgagatggcgccccctactccggttctcattaaccgtggaggctgagctctag